A single window of Larimichthys crocea isolate SSNF chromosome XII, L_crocea_2.0, whole genome shotgun sequence DNA harbors:
- the LOC104932721 gene encoding GTPase IMAP family member 7 gives MSSSENAASHEASEASPPTAEADEPLRIVLLGRTGTGRSSSGNTILGRSTFWVDVSPSSVTKQCQRETLTVDGRGISVIDTPGFFHTHLSPEEVLAEVGRCVVLSSPGPHAFLVTLQPGRFTQEEKETLEWIKAMFGPGATRFTMVLFTWGDQLQGKSIEDFLKESDELSEFVSSCLGGYHVFDNSEQNRTTECPQQVTQLLKKIDKIVADNGGGCYSNEMFKEAERAIREAQERILEERGHKVEFLQKLAEDKQEQGGELEKGRREDEERQRREEEEARKRAERLFWSELVTAMGRGAAEGAGIMGKDKGEGKVVKKVKVVEKAAALAASPLSVRSAARMVEGAVREGSKVFYKHRKTFLR, from the exons ATGTCGTCATCTGAAAATGCTGCGTCACATGAAG CCTCTGAAGCATCACCCCCTACAGCAGAGGCTGATGAACCACTGAGGATTGTTTTGTTGGGGAGGACCGGGACAGGCAGAAGCTCCTCAGGCAACACCATCCTGGGCAGGTCCACCTTCTGGGTCGACGTCTCCCCATCTTCCGTCACCAAACAGTGCCAGAGAGAGACTCTGACAGTAGACGGGCGGGGTATCTCTGTGATCGACACCCCGGGTTTCTTCCACACGCACCTGTCCCCCGAGGAGGTCCTGGCAGAGGTGGGACGGTGTGTTGTCCTGTCTTCTCCGGGACCCCACGCCTTCTTGGTGACCCTGCAGCCTGGCAGGTTCACCCAAGAGGAGAAGGAAACCTTAGAGTGGATCAAGGCTATGTTTGGGCCCGGAGCCACAAGGTTTACTATGGTGCTGTTCACCTGGGGAGACCAACTGCAGGGCAAAAGTATCGAGGACTTCTTGAAAGAGAGCGATGAGCTGTCGGAGTTTGTCAGCAGCTGCCTTGGGGGGTATCACGTCTTTGATAACAGTGAACAGAACAGGACAACGGAGTGCCCACAACAGGTCACGCAGCTCCTGAAGAAGATAGACAAGATCGTGGCAGACAACGGAGGCGGCTGCTATAGCAACGAGATGTTCAAGGAGGCTGAGAGGGCCATCAGAGAGGCACAAGAGAGGATTCTGGAAGAAAGAGGACACAAGGTGGAGTTCCTTCAGAAACTGGCTGAAGACAAacaggagcagggaggagagttagagaaggggaggagggaagacgaggagagacagaggagggaggaagaagaggcgaGGAAAAGGGCGGAGAGGCTTTTCTGGTCCGAATTGGTGACGGCTATGGGGAGAGGTGCAGCAGAGGGGGCAGGGATCATGGGCAAGGACAAAGGGGAAGGGAAAGTTGTGAAGAAGGTGAAGGTGGTGGAGAAGGCAGCAGCTCTGGCGGCATCGCCGCTCTCCGTGCGTTCGGCTGCAAGAATGGTGGAGGGAGCTGTGAGAGAAGGAAGTAAGGTGTTctacaaacacaggaaaacctTCCTGCGCTGA
- the kdelr3 gene encoding ER lumen protein-retaining receptor 3: protein MNVFRLAGDVSHLVAIIILLLKIWRSKSCAGISGKSQVLFALVFTTRYLDLFTVYISAYNTVMKVVFLALSYATVYLIYMRFRKMYDSENDTFRIEFLLVPVIGLSFLENYAFTPMEILWTFSIFLEAVAIMPQLFMITKTGEAESITTHYLFFLGLYRALYIANWVWRYHTEGFFDQIAVVSGVVQTIFYCDFFYLYATRVLRGKGNMTLPMPV from the exons atgaaCGTGTTTCGTCTGGCGGGTGATGTGTCACATCTGGTGGCTATCATCATCCTGTTGTTGAAGATCTGGAGGTCCAAATCCTGCGCTG GCATCTCTGGGAAGTCTCAAGTGCTGTTTGCACTTGTCTTCACCACCAGATACCTTGACTTGTTCACGGTCTACATATCAGCCTACAACACGGTCATGAAG GTGGTGTTCCTGGCTCTGTCCTACGCCACCGTGTACCTCATCTACATGCGCTTCAGGAAAATGTACGACTCCGAGAACGACACGTTTCGCATTGAGTTCCTGTTGGTGCCAGTCATTGGGCTGTCATTCCTGGAAAACTACGCTTTCACTCCGATGGAG ATCCTGTGGACCTTCTCCATCTTCCTGGAGGCGGTGGCCATAATGCCGCAGCTCTTTATGATCACAAAGACCGGCGAGGCAGAGTCCATCACCACCCACTACCTGTTCTTCCTTGGCCTCTACCGAGCTCTCTACATAGCCAACTGGGTGTGGCGTTACCACACGGAGGGCTTCTTCGACCAGATCGCCGTGGTGTCCGGCGTGGTGCAGACCATTTTCTACTGCGATTTCTTCTACCTTTACGCCACAAGGG TGCTCCGAGGAAAAGGAAACATGACCCTGCCGATGCCTGTTTAA
- the LOC104932716 gene encoding ankyrin repeat and fibronectin type-III domain-containing protein 1 produces MSVSMRNPPQRRRSLGPVSPKRIYRNLSVRLRGGESSVAGEIDTPRHLSKSADAYQTLWEAVENEDTLAVQSLLSRDHNNGGGGGGGGGGGGSMWERGEKKEKDWERDREKGVNRVSEQGLVPLDVAALTHNSPLLHVLTKAGARHNPVLCRPAEWALKLDALVALAGKRVEERKKELLKKTAVGPQAQADVHRHIRLWSLRLQLYCRMRENFLNTELPGPPSHVSILVTSTSSLFVSIKEPEGDTMGLITRYRVEWSTSASFKRILGSAQVTETKNPSHSINGLTTGVHYFVRASAFNVKGWGPPQCSTPTSAAPSSWRECIGVKSQFRNHEGLVRKLLEDAREPHYRGYCIESSKPQSPSKRLSVSRGIKQLFQSATKFVRLLQRGVYLATVFYHKENILVTAEDQIPLVEIQCCSTSIIHDFLWFAKLSCAWQQVPWLQQALSSAHSSSSSLLQNRHNILRAVSQLQSSLGTMDLGQVYYEPLKDRQGNVLLVTLKEFPNPPSPPDPSLHWMPLARLEKNRSRTPLLPEPTAMDMLYEQLKEKLSFHRHSIQWAQPGLYVGILKLCSSVEQIRVLVPQRLPNLLCHTRVRHNPHVSREEWAWLQSHNYSATAGSAQNLLSEDESLMESSGLVELVRSLRAAITHLLTKLNIPLYRAYQYGVYTHELLQFGDKLSILLLLPPSEDFSSSYWPLVGTKEPGLTMPLQIFELVHFWTYERDFLSQYCQAWVRLELDTHLAQQALREALDTKEVQEAKERLNHITELSHRLDVVWRDARWIMDCLQCVRSKQWVGAVPLGLVMGGDPPARPDGEEEEESLTARLTWPHRIQAQRQAITDCLISSTPPNVVTAEVSAQGGIMTVPEEAVLVLAEGVAKGGYPVDIAAQSTVDLTSIGQSELECATALIESGLEPAAVAQMEIGYTVLDAQESYSEEQDFPSSITEVIRPMEMAELVDILPTLSLIEEETPSGPSTPSVMDMLESFGLGIGENTTFFHLGNSNLTNGARVMSEPSSHYDNSSSSLREARCDNAALQEPDMSASHATVNATGGDAPAFWDFSPEDTEAQQAPSKGALFPVRNQVEWDRPSNSSS; encoded by the exons ATGTCTGTATCCATGAGGAACCCACCCCAGCGCCGGCGTTCTCTGGGTCCCGTCTCGCCCAAACGAATCTACAGAAACCTGTCCGTCAGACTGAGAGGCGGAGAGTCATCTGTTGCCGGGGAAATAGACACACCCAGACACCTCAGCAAGTCTGCAGATGCt TACCAAACCCTATGGGAGGCTGTGGAAAATGAGGACACTTTGGCGGTACAAAGTCTGCTGTCCAGAGACCACAACaacggtggaggaggaggaggaggaggaggaggaggaggaagcatgtgggagagaggagagaagaaagagaaggactgggagagagacagggagaaggGGGTAAACAGGGTCAGCGAACAGGGCCTGGTCCCCCTGGATGTGGCTGCCCTTACTCACAATTCCCCTCTCCTCCATGTGTTGACAAAAGCAGGAGCCAGACATAACCCTGTTT tgTGCCGACCAGCAGAGTGGGCACTTAAGCTGGACGCCCTGGTGGCGCTGGCAGGTAAacgggtggaggagaggaagaaggagttATTGAAGAAGACGGCGGTGGGGCCGCAGGCGCAGGCTGATGTCCACCGACACATCCGCCTCTGGAGCCTCAGGCTGCAACTGTACTGCCGGATGAGAGAGAACTTCCTAAACACAG AGCTCCCAGGGCCTCCCAGTCATGTGTCCATACTGGTAACAAGCAcatcctctctgtttgtgtcgATCAAAGAGCCAGAAGGTGACACCATGGGGCTCATTACCCGCTACAGAG TGGAATGGAGCACCTCAGCCAGCTTCAAACGCATCCTTGGCTCAGCCCAAGTTACAGAGACCAAGAATCCATCTCATAGCATCAATGGACTCACAACA GGAGTGCATTACTTTGTAAGAGCGAGTGCCTTCAATGTGAAAGGATGGGGTCCGCCTCAGTGCTCCACTCCGACCAGTGCTGCCCCCTCCA GTTGGAGAGAGTGCATCGGCGTGAAGTCACAGTTCAGAAATCACGAGGGTCTCGTGAGGAAACTGCTGGAAGATGCCAGAGAACCACATTACAGAGGATACTGCATAG AGAGCTCTAAGCCCCAGAGTCCCAGCAagcgtctgtctgtgtctcgAGGCATCAAACAACTGTTCCAGTCCGCCACCAAGTTTGTTCGTCTCCTACAGAG GGGCGTGTACTTGGCTACTGTGTTCTACCACAAGGAAAACATCCTGGTGACGGCTGAAGATCAAATCCCACTGGTGGAGATCCAGTGCTGCTCCACCTCCATCATCCACGACTTCCTTTGGTTTGCCAAG TTGTCCTGTGCATGGCAGCAAGTGCCCTGGCTGCAGCAGGCCCTTTCCTCTGCTCATTCAtcgtcctcctccctccttcagaACAGGCACAACATTTTAAGAGCTGTCTCCCAGCTGCAG TCTTCTCTGGGAACAATGGACCTGGGCCAGGTGTACTACGAGCCTCTGAAAGACCGGCAGGGCAACGTATTACTAGTGACTCTGAAGGAGTTCCCAAACCCACCCAG CCCTCCTGACCCGTCGCTTCATTGGATGCCCCTGGCCCGTCTGGAAAAGAACCGTAGCAGAACTCCTCTGCTTCCTGAGCCCACTGCCATGGACATGCTCTATGAGCAGCTCAAG GAGAAACTATCCTTCCACAGGCACAGCATTCAGTGGGCCCAGCCGGGTTTGTACGTGGGCATCCTGAAACTGTGCAGCTCAGTAGAACAGATTAGAGTCCTGGTGCCCCAGAGGCTGCCCAATCTGCTGTGCCACACACGGGTTCGACACAATCCCCACGTTTCCAG AGAGGAATGGGCATGGCTTCAGAGTCACAATTACAGTGCAACCGCCGGCAGTGCTCAGAACCTGTTGAGCGAGGACGAGAGCTTGATGGAGAGCAGCGGGCTGGTGGAGTTGGTCAGGTCTCTGAGAGCAGCAATCACGCATCTCCTGACAAAGCTCAACATCCCCCTCTACAGG GCGTACCAGTACGGTGTGTACACCCACGAGCTGCTGCAGTTTGGAGACAAGCTGTccatactgctgctgctgcctcccagCGAGGACTTCAGCTCCAGCTACTGGCCTCTGGTGGGGACCAAGGAGCCTGGGCTCACCATGCCCCTGCAGATCTTTGAACTGG TTCACTTCTGGACATATGAACGGGACTTCCTGTCCCAGTACTGCCAGGCCTGGGTGAGGCTGGAGCTGGACACTCATCTGGCCCAGCAGGCTCTGCGGGAGGCGTTGGACACCAAGGAGGTGCAGGAAGCCAAAGAGCGCCTGAATCACATCACTGAGCTTTCCCAT CGTCTGGACGTGGTGTGGAGGGATGCCCGCTGGATTATGGACTGTCTGCAGTGCGTTCGGTCCAAACAGTGGGtgggggcagtgcctctgggTCTGGTGATGGGAGGAGACCCGCCGGCACGTCCTgatggtgaggaggaggaggagagtttgACTGCCAGACTGACATGGCCCCATCGGATACAAGCGCAGAGACAAGCCATCACAG ACTGTTTAATCAGCTCGACTCCACCAAATGTCGTCACCGCTGAGGTCTCCGCTCAAGGAGGAATCATGACTGTCCCCGAAGAGGCCGTACTGGTGTTGGCGGAAGGTGTCGCAAAGGGAGGATACCCTGTAGACATTGCCGCTCAGTCGACCGTAGACTTGACAAGCATTGGCCAGTCAGAATTAGAATGTGCAACAGCTTTAATTGAATCTGGTCTAGAGCCTGCTGCTGTTGCACAAATGGAAATTGGTTACACAGTTTTGGACGCCCAGGAGTCCTACAGCGAGGAACAGGACTTTCCTTCCAGCATCACTGAGGTAATCAGGCCAATGGAGATGGCAGAGTTGGTGGACATCCTTCCCACACTGAGTCTTATTGAAGAGGAGACCCCCAGTGGACCGTCCACACCATCAGTAATGGATATGTTGGAGAGCTTTGGACTGGGGATTGGTGAAAACACCACCTTCTTCCACCTGGGGAATTCAAACTTGACCAATGGAGCCAGGGTTATGTCAGAGCCCAGCTCGCACtatgacaacagcagcagcagtttgagagAGGCGCGCTGTGATAATGCTGCGTTACAAGAACCAGACATGTCTGCCTCTCATGCCACGGTGAACGCCACCGGTGGTGATGCGCCTGCTTTCTGGGACTTTTCCCCAGAGGATACAGAGGCTCAGCAGGCTCCCAGCAAGGGAGCGTTATTTCCAGTGAGAAACCAAGTGGAGTGGGACAGACCCTCTAACAGTTCATCCTGA